The Marinobacter subterrani genome has a segment encoding these proteins:
- a CDS encoding GGDEF domain-containing protein, translating to MSQPASSGQRAAGEREDAQVARLLTWLSATAIGFLIGIGAKAWFAGHTTHAWVLWCFIGLIGLNMLNFARTGNRVRQKGGLIVIVGLLFTYLIASGGESNTGPLWFYVFPPLLFYLTDLKTGTAVLLFCYLVAVVVFQFPDLPLVAAEYTTDFKIRFFATLTFESIFCFVLEAGRLKARNELVALAEAHEHAARTDELTGLSNRRDMHNRLATEFSRYQRSGHHFSIALIDLDLFKNINDRFGHDAGDEVLREFAALVKTLIRQTDVAARWGGEEFLVLLPDTSVLQALAFAERLRFEVAGKTFGFRSEALPVTISAGVCSIAKAGSLDDLLKQADVNLYSAKESGRNRVAPRVRRQETGPTVASGR from the coding sequence ATGTCCCAACCAGCTTCCTCCGGCCAACGTGCGGCCGGCGAACGGGAAGACGCCCAGGTTGCGCGCCTGCTCACCTGGCTGTCGGCAACCGCCATCGGCTTTCTCATCGGAATCGGCGCCAAGGCCTGGTTCGCGGGTCATACCACCCATGCCTGGGTATTATGGTGCTTTATCGGGCTGATCGGCCTGAACATGCTCAATTTTGCGCGCACCGGAAACCGGGTACGGCAAAAAGGCGGGCTGATTGTCATTGTCGGCCTGCTGTTCACCTATCTGATTGCCTCCGGTGGTGAGAGCAATACCGGCCCACTCTGGTTCTATGTGTTTCCTCCACTGCTGTTCTACCTCACCGATCTGAAGACCGGCACGGCGGTTTTGCTGTTTTGCTACCTGGTCGCGGTGGTGGTGTTCCAGTTTCCCGATCTGCCGCTGGTGGCCGCGGAATACACCACGGATTTCAAGATCCGCTTTTTCGCCACCCTCACCTTCGAATCGATTTTCTGTTTTGTGCTGGAAGCCGGCCGCCTGAAGGCCCGCAACGAACTGGTCGCCCTTGCCGAAGCCCACGAGCATGCAGCCCGGACTGACGAGCTTACCGGGCTGTCTAACCGCCGGGATATGCACAACCGCCTCGCCACGGAGTTTTCCCGCTACCAGCGCTCCGGGCACCACTTCTCGATCGCCCTGATTGATCTGGATCTGTTCAAGAACATCAACGACCGGTTCGGGCACGATGCCGGCGACGAGGTACTCCGGGAGTTTGCCGCACTGGTGAAGACCCTGATCCGGCAGACCGATGTGGCGGCCCGATGGGGTGGCGAGGAATTCCTGGTACTTCTCCCCGACACCTCGGTGCTCCAGGCCCTGGCCTTTGCCGAAAGGCTTCGCTTCGAGGTGGCCGGAAAGACCTTCGGATTCCGGAGCGAGGCGCTGCCCGTGACCATCAGTGCTGGCGTCTGCTCCATTGCCAAGGCCGGATCCCTCGACGACCTGCTCAAGCAGGCCGATGTCAACCTGTACAGTGCCAAGGAATCCGGACGCAACCGGGTCGCCCCCCGGGTTCGCAGGCAGGAGACTGGCCCGACGGTAGCGTCCGGCCGGTAA
- a CDS encoding inorganic phosphate transporter: MARSSGFLDTLLTSPATERYRVGISLLFLLGIWLTVGSFSQGIPNSMLLMAAAVIGGYMAINIGANDVANNVGPAVGSGALSLGAAVVIAAVFEAGGALIAGGDVVSTIKGGIIDPSSLDDGRAFVWLMTAALLAGALWLNLATWMGAPVSTTHSIVGGVLGAGIAAGGWGIADWAVMGKIAASWVISPVLGGALAAVFLFAIKKTVLYRKDLIPAARTFVPWLVAIMAWAFGTYLMIKGVKKIIKVDFLDATLIGFAAAVLVFFAMRSLVGRMAATMENSSAGVNTLFTWPLIFAAALLSFAHGANDVANAIGPLAAINDALSAGTVITSASIPLWVMMVGALGIAVGLVLFGPRLIKTVGSEITELDKTRAFCIALSAALTVIVASQLGLPVSSTHIAIGGVFGVGFLREYLKSNYATQLHKIMEHHDPEEQARLKPFLDDFRNASVEEMEKLLKQAKKKKQVPLSKSERKRLKKIYREEMVKRSHLVRIAAAWIITVPASAIMAAILFFTLRGLLV, translated from the coding sequence ATGGCCCGTTCGAGCGGATTCCTTGACACCCTCCTCACAAGCCCTGCCACGGAACGATACAGGGTCGGCATCAGCCTGCTTTTCCTGCTGGGAATCTGGTTGACGGTCGGATCATTCAGCCAGGGAATACCGAACAGCATGTTGCTGATGGCCGCGGCCGTCATCGGTGGTTACATGGCGATCAATATCGGCGCCAACGACGTGGCCAACAATGTGGGGCCGGCGGTTGGCTCCGGCGCCCTTTCACTCGGGGCGGCTGTTGTCATTGCTGCTGTTTTCGAGGCGGGTGGCGCGCTGATCGCCGGCGGTGACGTGGTCTCAACCATCAAGGGGGGAATTATTGATCCCTCCAGCCTGGATGATGGCCGGGCTTTCGTCTGGCTGATGACAGCCGCTCTGCTGGCTGGCGCGCTCTGGCTGAATCTGGCCACCTGGATGGGTGCGCCGGTCTCGACCACTCACTCGATCGTCGGTGGCGTTCTTGGCGCCGGTATCGCGGCTGGTGGCTGGGGTATTGCCGACTGGGCTGTGATGGGCAAGATTGCCGCCAGCTGGGTGATCTCGCCGGTGCTGGGCGGAGCCCTGGCGGCCGTGTTTCTGTTCGCTATCAAGAAAACGGTGCTGTATCGCAAGGACCTCATACCGGCGGCGCGCACGTTTGTGCCGTGGCTGGTCGCCATAATGGCCTGGGCCTTTGGCACCTACCTGATGATCAAGGGGGTCAAGAAGATCATCAAGGTGGATTTCCTGGACGCCACCCTGATCGGGTTCGCGGCAGCGGTACTGGTGTTTTTTGCAATGCGTTCGCTGGTGGGCCGTATGGCCGCCACCATGGAGAACAGCTCCGCCGGGGTGAACACCCTGTTTACCTGGCCGCTGATTTTTGCCGCCGCCCTGCTGAGCTTCGCCCATGGTGCCAACGATGTCGCCAATGCCATCGGACCGCTGGCGGCGATTAACGATGCGTTGTCAGCCGGCACGGTGATTACCTCAGCCAGCATTCCTCTGTGGGTCATGATGGTCGGTGCCCTGGGCATTGCCGTTGGTCTGGTGCTGTTCGGCCCGCGTCTGATCAAGACCGTTGGCAGTGAAATTACCGAACTGGACAAGACCCGCGCCTTCTGTATTGCTCTGTCCGCCGCACTGACTGTCATTGTCGCTTCCCAGTTGGGCCTGCCGGTGAGCTCCACGCATATTGCGATTGGCGGGGTGTTTGGCGTCGGGTTCCTCCGGGAATACCTGAAGTCGAATTATGCGACACAGCTGCACAAGATCATGGAACACCATGATCCGGAAGAGCAGGCGCGCCTGAAGCCGTTCCTGGATGACTTCCGTAATGCCTCGGTGGAGGAAATGGAAAAACTGCTGAAACAGGCGAAGAAGAAAAAGCAGGTGCCGTTGTCCAAGTCCGAACGTAAGCGGTTGAAGAAGATCTACCGGGAGGAAATGGTCAAGCGCTCCCACCTGGTGAGGATTGCGGCGGCGTGGATCATCACCGTGCCGGCATCCGCAATCATGGCGGCGATCCTGTTCTTTACCCTGCGCGGCCTTCTGGTCTGA
- a CDS encoding isovaleryl-CoA dehydrogenase, translating into MSARQSRPDRPLTDQNDRYLAATHQVFNQPPALENYNLFEQDTALQEAVLREGAGKAAEDLKALGALAGAAETIDLGFRANANKPVFNSHDRFGHRIDEVDFHPAYHELMRIAFENGLHSSPWSQPDQGAHVARAAKYYMHSQVEAAHCCPVTMTFAAIPSIRKQPELAAQWEQKILANRYDPRNMPHTEKTSVTIGMAMTEKQGGSDVRANSTNAYPVAAKGPGQAYELVGHKWFVSAPMCDAFLVLAQTPGGLSCFLMPRWRPDGSKNPWQIQRLKNKMGNVANASSEVELRGALAWMVGEEGRGVPTIIEMVAMTRFDCMIGSSAGMRQAIAQASHHCRHRSAFGARLIDQPLMQNVLADLALESEAALAYTIRIARALDNQDQEHERLLARLATPVGKYWICKRTPNHAYEAMECIGGSGVMEDCIMPRLFRESPVNAIWEGSGNVQCLDTLRALQKEPETLDAFFREAAEAKGADRRFDQFLAQLQHDFADISDFQYRARNLVDRMALVLQASLLLRHSDKAVADAFCASRLQSGGGMNYGNLPSGTDPVAIIKRATPVVG; encoded by the coding sequence ATGAGCGCGCGGCAATCCCGGCCCGACCGGCCATTAACCGACCAGAACGACCGTTACCTGGCCGCCACCCACCAGGTCTTCAACCAGCCCCCGGCCCTGGAGAACTACAACCTGTTCGAGCAGGACACCGCTCTGCAGGAAGCCGTCCTTCGGGAAGGCGCCGGCAAAGCTGCGGAGGATCTCAAGGCTCTCGGCGCCCTGGCCGGGGCCGCTGAAACCATCGACCTGGGTTTCCGCGCCAACGCCAACAAACCGGTATTCAACAGCCACGACCGGTTCGGCCATCGCATCGACGAAGTAGACTTTCACCCGGCCTACCACGAACTGATGCGCATCGCCTTCGAAAACGGCCTGCACAGCAGCCCCTGGAGCCAGCCTGACCAGGGCGCTCATGTGGCCCGCGCGGCCAAATATTACATGCACTCCCAGGTCGAAGCCGCCCACTGCTGCCCGGTGACCATGACCTTTGCCGCCATCCCCTCAATCCGCAAACAGCCGGAGCTGGCCGCCCAGTGGGAGCAGAAAATACTGGCCAACCGTTACGACCCTCGTAATATGCCACACACCGAGAAAACCTCGGTCACCATCGGCATGGCCATGACCGAGAAACAGGGCGGCAGCGATGTCCGGGCCAACAGCACCAATGCTTATCCGGTGGCCGCCAAAGGCCCCGGCCAGGCCTATGAGCTGGTGGGCCATAAGTGGTTTGTCTCCGCCCCCATGTGCGACGCCTTCCTGGTACTCGCCCAGACACCGGGCGGTCTGTCCTGCTTCCTGATGCCCCGCTGGCGTCCCGACGGCAGCAAGAACCCCTGGCAGATCCAGCGCCTGAAAAACAAGATGGGCAACGTCGCCAACGCCTCCAGCGAGGTGGAACTGCGCGGCGCCCTGGCCTGGATGGTCGGTGAAGAAGGCCGCGGCGTTCCCACCATCATCGAAATGGTGGCCATGACCCGGTTCGACTGCATGATCGGCAGCTCCGCCGGCATGCGCCAGGCCATCGCCCAGGCCAGTCACCACTGCCGACACCGCAGCGCTTTCGGTGCCCGCCTGATCGATCAGCCCCTGATGCAGAATGTCCTCGCCGACCTGGCCCTGGAAAGCGAAGCAGCACTGGCCTACACCATTCGCATCGCCCGCGCCCTGGACAACCAGGACCAAGAGCACGAACGCCTGCTGGCCCGCCTGGCCACCCCCGTGGGCAAATACTGGATCTGCAAACGCACGCCGAACCATGCCTACGAAGCCATGGAATGCATCGGCGGCAGTGGCGTGATGGAAGACTGCATCATGCCCCGCCTGTTCCGGGAATCGCCGGTCAACGCCATCTGGGAGGGCAGTGGCAACGTCCAGTGCCTCGATACCCTGCGCGCCCTGCAAAAAGAGCCTGAAACCCTTGATGCCTTCTTCCGGGAAGCCGCCGAAGCCAAAGGCGCCGACCGCCGCTTCGACCAGTTCCTGGCGCAACTGCAACACGACTTCGCCGACATCAGCGATTTCCAGTACCGCGCCCGCAACCTGGTCGATCGGATGGCCCTGGTCCTGCAGGCCTCCCTGCTGCTCCGCCACTCCGACAAAGCCGTGGCCGACGCCTTCTGCGCCTCCCGCCTGCAATCCGGCGGCGGTATGAACTACGGCAACCTGCCTTCGGGCACCGATCCGGTAGCCATTATCAAACGGGCGACGCCTGTAGTAGGCTGA
- a CDS encoding DUF503 domain-containing protein — protein MSEALRKLLREGNTPQQTVITPHVGVLTLHFQLYGCEDLKAKRKVFTALKAVWGKEPDLAVAETADQDALDCATWTIAALGTSSQQITQRLDQVEKAIAERVDAAILDIHREIL, from the coding sequence ATGTCAGAAGCCCTGAGAAAACTCCTGAGGGAAGGCAATACGCCTCAACAAACGGTGATCACGCCCCACGTAGGCGTACTGACCCTGCACTTCCAGCTCTATGGCTGCGAAGACCTCAAAGCCAAGCGCAAAGTGTTCACCGCGCTCAAAGCCGTCTGGGGCAAGGAACCCGACCTGGCCGTGGCCGAAACCGCCGACCAGGACGCCCTGGACTGCGCCACCTGGACCATCGCTGCCCTCGGCACCTCCTCCCAGCAGATCACCCAGCGCCTCGACCAGGTCGAAAAAGCCATCGCAGAACGGGTGGATGCTGCCATACTGGACATACACCGGGAAATACTCTGA
- a CDS encoding EAL domain-containing protein gives MAPTQWLRLLVALTLLSGLVAPSHGAGTSYIPRVEYLRAAPDSDLTALEALAADNWQLLEEQSPNFGYIRDTVWLRFPVTSPATINLLAISYAQLDSVTFYLLENGHIANRVETGDRVPFTDRPILHRYFLFPFDQSIASEYRILLRVSTQGAMQIPLRLWNAQAFFEHTSAEDQLHAIYYGILITVIFFNLFIFSALREPVYLLYVLSTLSYLLLISSLNGTSFQLVWPDSPAMHNQMMLLSVPLAMLFTLLFSRSFLRLKSTGPTLDRLVVMTITLNAVVATTTFFVDYSTGSRLTVALAIPSCLLLTSLGPLQWAKGNPQASYYTLAWGALTLGSAITAANKYGLLPNNFVTIYGMQIGSALEAILLTLALAARLYQERQDKVEAREAELRAMAARRSAELKLMDHALHSPLTGLPNRSSFEMVLNDLMMRHPDQRYGVAIIHLNNLQSVTKTLGHRNCDLILELASKHYNAVIRELSGAMPVEQSDQRNFFLASLEPQTFAFIVDADATGSAPRAVLSGLDGIRNPIDYLGMQVPLEPRLGVAIFPEHGMDANTLIRRAVIAEGSAGERGIAYYQPARDSYSADRLTLVSELRQALANDGLALFMQPKQCLKTNRIVGLEALIRWPGRAQPIAADETINLAEQTGLIRPLTRWVLEQVLEMRSQLLDRGWPLSISVNVSPNNLREPDFPIFVQRLMDRYPNHQGAIIFEVTETSMMQDPANSLKALNSLNASGIPVSIDDFGSGYSSLSYIKQLPASEIKIDRSLVTELATEAEDRVIVQTTIEMCHSLGYRVVAEGVEDHGTADLLREMGCDMIQGYLLTPPLPFGELLEWLNQSNQPQDHRRLG, from the coding sequence GTGGCACCCACACAATGGCTCCGTTTGCTGGTCGCACTGACCCTGCTGTCAGGCCTTGTAGCCCCTTCCCACGGGGCTGGGACTTCCTATATCCCGCGCGTTGAATACCTCCGGGCGGCCCCCGACAGCGACCTCACCGCGCTGGAGGCTCTGGCCGCCGACAATTGGCAGCTTCTGGAAGAGCAGAGCCCGAATTTCGGTTATATCCGGGACACGGTCTGGCTTCGGTTCCCGGTCACCAGCCCGGCGACCATCAATCTTCTGGCCATCAGCTATGCCCAGCTCGACAGCGTGACTTTCTACCTGCTGGAGAACGGCCACATTGCCAACCGGGTAGAAACTGGCGACCGGGTTCCTTTTACCGACCGCCCCATCCTGCACCGGTATTTCCTGTTTCCGTTTGACCAGAGCATTGCCAGCGAATACCGGATTCTGCTGAGGGTCAGCACCCAGGGCGCCATGCAGATCCCGCTCAGGCTCTGGAACGCCCAAGCGTTTTTCGAACACACCTCCGCCGAGGACCAGCTCCACGCCATCTACTACGGCATTCTGATCACCGTTATCTTCTTCAACCTGTTTATTTTTTCCGCCCTGCGGGAGCCGGTTTACCTGCTCTATGTGCTCTCCACCCTGAGCTACCTGCTGCTGATCAGCAGCCTCAACGGCACCAGCTTCCAGCTTGTCTGGCCAGACAGCCCGGCCATGCACAATCAGATGATGCTGCTCTCGGTGCCCCTTGCCATGCTGTTCACCCTGTTGTTTTCCCGTTCGTTCCTCAGGCTGAAGAGCACCGGGCCCACGCTTGACCGGCTGGTGGTTATGACCATCACTCTGAATGCCGTGGTTGCCACTACCACCTTCTTCGTGGATTACAGCACCGGCAGCCGCCTGACCGTTGCGCTGGCCATACCCAGCTGCCTGCTGCTCACCAGCCTTGGCCCGCTGCAATGGGCCAAGGGCAACCCGCAGGCCAGTTACTACACCCTCGCCTGGGGCGCACTCACACTCGGCAGCGCCATTACCGCGGCCAACAAATACGGGCTGCTGCCCAACAACTTTGTCACCATCTACGGCATGCAGATTGGTTCCGCCCTGGAAGCCATTCTGCTGACCCTGGCACTGGCGGCCAGGCTGTACCAGGAGCGGCAGGACAAGGTAGAGGCCCGGGAGGCCGAGCTCAGGGCAATGGCGGCGCGGCGCTCGGCCGAGCTCAAGCTGATGGACCACGCCCTGCACAGCCCGCTGACCGGGCTGCCCAATCGCAGCAGTTTCGAAATGGTGCTGAACGATCTGATGATGCGCCACCCCGATCAGCGATACGGGGTTGCCATCATTCATCTGAACAACCTGCAATCCGTGACCAAGACACTGGGCCACCGCAACTGCGACCTGATTCTGGAACTGGCGTCCAAACACTACAACGCCGTTATCCGGGAGCTGTCGGGCGCCATGCCCGTGGAACAAAGCGATCAGCGCAACTTTTTCCTGGCCTCGCTGGAACCTCAGACGTTTGCGTTTATCGTTGATGCCGATGCGACCGGCTCTGCGCCCCGGGCGGTTCTCAGTGGCCTGGATGGCATCCGTAATCCGATTGATTACCTGGGCATGCAGGTCCCGCTGGAGCCACGGCTGGGCGTGGCCATCTTCCCGGAGCACGGCATGGACGCCAACACCCTGATCCGTCGGGCGGTGATCGCCGAGGGGTCGGCCGGCGAACGGGGCATCGCCTATTACCAACCGGCACGGGATTCCTATAGCGCTGACCGGCTTACCCTGGTTTCGGAACTGCGCCAGGCCCTGGCGAATGACGGGCTGGCGCTTTTCATGCAGCCCAAGCAGTGCCTGAAAACCAACCGGATTGTGGGCCTGGAGGCGCTGATCCGCTGGCCGGGGCGGGCCCAGCCGATTGCGGCAGACGAGACGATCAACCTGGCAGAGCAGACCGGGCTGATCAGACCGCTGACCCGTTGGGTGCTGGAGCAGGTCCTGGAAATGCGTTCCCAGCTACTGGACCGGGGCTGGCCCCTGAGCATTTCCGTCAACGTCTCCCCGAATAACCTGCGGGAGCCGGATTTCCCGATTTTCGTGCAGCGATTGATGGACCGCTACCCCAACCATCAGGGCGCGATCATTTTTGAAGTCACCGAAACCTCGATGATGCAGGACCCGGCCAATTCCCTGAAAGCCCTGAATTCCCTGAATGCCAGCGGCATTCCGGTTTCCATCGATGATTTCGGCTCCGGTTATTCGTCGCTCTCCTACATCAAGCAGTTACCAGCCAGCGAGATCAAGATCGACCGGTCACTGGTGACGGAGTTGGCCACCGAAGCGGAAGACCGGGTCATTGTCCAGACCACCATCGAGATGTGCCACAGCCTTGGCTATCGAGTCGTCGCCGAGGGTGTGGAGGATCATGGCACGGCAGATCTGCTGCGGGAAATGGGCTGTGACATGATCCAGGGTTATCTGCTCACGCCACCCCTGCCCTTCGGTGAACTGCTGGAATGGCTGAACCAGTCCAACCAGCCACAGGATCATCGCAGACTCGGCTGA
- a CDS encoding acyl-CoA thioesterase yields MLEVTRKLVELLDLSPIGADHFQGDSEDLGFPNVFGGQVLGQALMAASRTVEDRLCHSLHAYFLRPGNHSMPIDYEVQRVRDGGSFSVRRVIARQDGKEILTGSMSFQVAEQGFEHQLTMPDAPGPDALRSEQEWGRILAPQMPERMRETLTRDRPIEIRPVDPVNPLKPEKRPPHKQSWFRAQGPLPDDPVLHRCLLTYASDFQFLGTAMNPHGLTFMSKNLQVASLDHAIWFHREFRMDDWLLYDKDSPSASAGRGFNRGNFFKQDGTLVASTTQEALIRQR; encoded by the coding sequence ATGCTTGAGGTAACCAGGAAGCTGGTGGAATTACTGGATCTTTCACCCATCGGCGCCGATCATTTCCAGGGCGACAGCGAGGATCTGGGCTTTCCCAATGTGTTTGGCGGGCAGGTGCTCGGGCAGGCACTGATGGCGGCCAGTCGTACCGTTGAGGACCGGCTTTGCCATTCCCTGCATGCCTATTTCTTGCGCCCTGGCAATCACAGCATGCCGATTGATTACGAGGTCCAGCGGGTTCGGGACGGTGGCAGCTTTTCGGTTCGCCGCGTCATCGCCCGCCAGGATGGCAAGGAAATCCTGACCGGCTCGATGTCGTTCCAGGTGGCGGAGCAGGGGTTCGAGCATCAGTTGACGATGCCCGACGCGCCGGGGCCGGACGCACTCCGTTCCGAGCAGGAGTGGGGCCGAATCCTGGCACCCCAGATGCCGGAGCGAATGCGCGAAACCCTCACCCGTGACCGCCCGATCGAGATCCGGCCCGTGGACCCGGTCAATCCGCTCAAGCCCGAAAAACGCCCGCCCCATAAGCAAAGCTGGTTTCGCGCCCAGGGGCCGCTGCCGGATGATCCGGTACTGCACCGCTGCCTGCTGACCTATGCCTCCGACTTCCAGTTCCTTGGCACCGCCATGAATCCCCATGGCCTCACGTTCATGAGCAAGAACCTGCAGGTGGCCAGCCTGGATCATGCCATCTGGTTCCACCGGGAGTTCCGGATGGATGACTGGCTGCTGTACGACAAGGACAGCCCCAGCGCCTCGGCCGGGCGGGGATTCAATCGTGGCAATTTCTTCAAACAGGACGGCACACTGGTGGCATCCACCACCCAGGAAGCGCTGATTCGTCAGCGCTAG
- the panP gene encoding pyridoxal-dependent aspartate 1-decarboxylase PanP, which translates to MTGKKKSAQASVEAMYRVFTVPEAPESTLSRIDQNISRNLAGFLQEHIVAVERDLSDVEKDFSDYSIPEKPVFVSEQAQFLLDKLVANSVHTASPAFIGHMTSALPYFMLPLSKIMIALNQNLVKTETSKAFTPMERQVLGMIHRLVYQEDGAFYRKWMHDPRYALGAMCSGGTVANLTALWVARNRAFPAEGSFRGLHQEGLFRALKYYGYEGAAIVVSRRGHYSLRKAADVLGLGRESLIPVDTDDENRINTDALRDKCLELQRQKIKVMAICGVAGTTETGNVDPLDAMADIAREFGAHFHVDAAWGGPTLFSRTYKHLLRGIEKADSVTFDAHKQLYVPMGVGLVVFRDPSLASAVEHHAQYIIRKGSRDLGSTTLEGSRPGMSMLIHSGLKILAREGYEILIDQGIEKAKTFADMIEAEPDFELITRPELNILTYRYCPEKVREALAIADPLQAEKLNTCLNRITKFIQKTQRERGKAFVSRTRLEPARYFNFPCIVFRVVLANPLTTKEILTDILVEQRELSRDEGIEDEISILHQMADAVLRQTTPSARQA; encoded by the coding sequence ATGACCGGAAAGAAAAAATCCGCCCAGGCCTCCGTTGAGGCCATGTATCGCGTGTTCACGGTGCCCGAGGCACCGGAATCGACGCTGAGCCGGATTGACCAGAATATCTCCCGCAACCTTGCAGGCTTCCTGCAGGAGCATATCGTTGCGGTCGAGCGGGACCTCTCGGATGTGGAGAAAGACTTCTCCGACTACAGCATCCCGGAAAAGCCCGTCTTCGTCTCTGAACAGGCCCAGTTCCTGCTGGACAAACTGGTGGCCAACTCCGTTCACACCGCCTCACCGGCGTTCATCGGGCACATGACCTCAGCGCTGCCATACTTCATGCTGCCGCTGTCGAAAATCATGATTGCCCTGAACCAGAACCTGGTCAAAACCGAAACTTCCAAGGCGTTTACCCCCATGGAGCGCCAGGTACTGGGCATGATTCACCGCCTGGTGTACCAGGAAGACGGGGCCTTCTACCGGAAATGGATGCACGATCCCCGCTACGCCCTCGGCGCCATGTGCTCCGGCGGCACCGTCGCCAACCTGACGGCCCTGTGGGTCGCCCGAAACCGGGCCTTCCCCGCCGAAGGCAGCTTCCGGGGCCTGCACCAGGAAGGCCTGTTCCGGGCCCTGAAATACTACGGCTACGAAGGCGCCGCTATCGTCGTCTCCCGCCGCGGCCACTACTCCCTGCGCAAGGCCGCCGACGTCCTCGGCCTGGGTCGCGAATCCCTGATACCGGTGGATACCGACGACGAAAACCGCATCAATACCGATGCCCTGCGGGACAAGTGCCTGGAACTGCAGCGCCAGAAAATCAAGGTCATGGCCATCTGCGGCGTCGCCGGCACCACCGAAACCGGCAACGTCGACCCGCTGGACGCCATGGCCGACATCGCCCGGGAATTCGGCGCCCACTTCCATGTCGACGCCGCCTGGGGCGGGCCAACCCTGTTCTCACGCACCTACAAACACCTGCTGCGTGGCATCGAGAAAGCCGACTCGGTCACCTTCGACGCCCACAAGCAGCTCTACGTGCCCATGGGTGTCGGCCTGGTGGTATTCCGCGACCCAAGCCTGGCCAGCGCCGTGGAACACCACGCCCAGTACATTATCCGCAAAGGCTCCCGCGATCTGGGCAGTACTACCCTGGAAGGCTCCCGGCCCGGCATGTCCATGCTGATCCACTCCGGCCTGAAAATCCTGGCCCGGGAAGGCTATGAGATCCTGATTGACCAGGGCATCGAAAAGGCAAAAACCTTCGCGGACATGATTGAGGCGGAGCCGGATTTCGAACTGATCACCCGGCCGGAACTGAATATCCTGACCTACCGCTACTGCCCGGAAAAGGTGCGGGAAGCACTGGCCATTGCCGACCCCCTGCAGGCGGAAAAACTCAACACCTGCCTGAACCGGATCACCAAGTTCATCCAGAAAACCCAGCGGGAACGGGGCAAGGCGTTCGTCTCCCGGACCCGGCTGGAACCGGCCCGTTACTTCAATTTTCCGTGCATCGTGTTCCGGGTGGTATTGGCAAATCCGTTGACCACCAAGGAAATTCTGACGGACATCCTGGTTGAACAAAGGGAATTGTCACGGGATGAGGGAATCGAGGATGAGATCAGCATCCTGCACCAGATGGCAGATGCAGTGTTGAGACAGACCACTCCAAGCGCGAGACAGGCCTGA
- a CDS encoding flavodoxin, whose translation MTAIRILVGSVYGGALLTARAIKKELETEGHQATVLENPVLEDITSNEEPLLVCTSTTGQGELPANLLPFYLALREQLPQQPGRPFGVIVLGDSSYGDTFCGAGELMTEALYETSARKVGDTLQIDALETMEPEAEALPWVRQWLGQV comes from the coding sequence ATGACAGCCATCCGTATTCTGGTGGGCAGCGTGTACGGCGGTGCGCTACTGACCGCCCGGGCCATCAAGAAGGAACTGGAAACCGAAGGACATCAGGCCACGGTGCTGGAAAACCCGGTTCTGGAGGACATCACCTCAAACGAAGAGCCTCTGCTTGTGTGCACATCCACCACCGGGCAGGGGGAACTACCCGCCAACCTGTTGCCGTTTTACCTGGCGCTGCGGGAGCAGTTGCCGCAACAACCGGGCCGGCCGTTCGGTGTGATCGTGCTGGGTGACAGCTCCTACGGCGACACATTTTGCGGCGCCGGAGAACTGATGACCGAGGCCCTGTACGAAACATCCGCCCGCAAGGTTGGTGACACTCTGCAAATCGACGCCCTGGAAACCATGGAACCTGAGGCCGAGGCATTGCCCTGGGTCCGGCAGTGGCTCGGCCAGGTCTGA